The Streptomyces pactum genome contains a region encoding:
- a CDS encoding TetR/AcrR family transcriptional regulator, with product MREQDGGEGTAQAARPKRADARRNQKTLLDAAAAVFVESGVEAPVRDIAARAGVGTATIYRHFPTRADLIIGVYRHQVEACAEAGPALLASSPTPYAALGRWIDLFVDFLVTKHGLAAVLQSDNAGFETLHAYFLDRLVPVCTRLLEAATASGEIRSDLSALELMRGVGNLCIGAESDPRYDARRLVEHLIAGLRQPD from the coding sequence GTGCGAGAGCAGGACGGCGGCGAGGGCACGGCGCAGGCGGCCCGGCCCAAGCGTGCGGACGCCCGGCGCAACCAGAAGACCCTGCTCGACGCGGCCGCCGCGGTCTTCGTCGAGTCGGGCGTGGAAGCGCCGGTACGCGACATCGCGGCCCGGGCCGGCGTCGGAACGGCCACGATCTACCGCCACTTCCCGACACGCGCGGACCTCATCATCGGCGTCTACCGGCACCAGGTGGAGGCCTGCGCCGAGGCCGGCCCGGCCCTGCTGGCGAGCAGCCCGACCCCGTACGCCGCCCTGGGGCGGTGGATCGACCTGTTCGTCGACTTCCTGGTCACCAAGCACGGACTCGCTGCCGTACTGCAGTCCGACAACGCCGGCTTCGAGACGCTGCACGCGTACTTCCTCGACCGCCTCGTGCCCGTGTGCACCCGGCTCCTCGAAGCCGCGACCGCCTCCGGCGAGATCCGGTCCGACCTGTCCGCCCTGGAGCTCATGCGCGGCGTCGGCAACCTCTGCATCGGCGCGGAGAGCGACCCGCGCTACGACGCGCGGCGCCTGGTCGA
- a CDS encoding aldo/keto reductase, translated as MRYRTLGRTGVQVSSLALGAMNFGAIGRTTQDEATAIVDAALEGGVNLIDTADMYGAGESEEMVGKAIAGRRDDIVLATKACMPMSDEPNHRGASRRWLVTELDNSLRRLGVDHVDLYQIHRWDPATSDEETLSALTDLQRAGKIRYFGSSTFPAYRIVQAQWAAREHRLGRYVTEQPSYSVLQRGIESHVLPVAEEYGLGVLVWSPLASGWLSGAVRAGREIATHRSAVLPERFDTSLPANRARIDAVERLAEVADGAGLTMIQLALGFVTAHPAVTSALIGPRTLDHLHAQLAAADTVLSADVLDAVDAVVAPGTDLAAHEKFDTPPALLDASLRRR; from the coding sequence ATGCGATACCGCACCCTGGGCCGCACCGGCGTGCAGGTCAGCTCCCTCGCGCTCGGCGCCATGAATTTCGGCGCCATCGGACGCACCACCCAGGACGAGGCCACCGCCATCGTCGACGCCGCCCTGGAGGGCGGGGTGAACCTCATCGACACCGCCGACATGTACGGCGCCGGCGAGTCGGAGGAGATGGTCGGCAAGGCCATCGCCGGCCGCCGCGACGACATCGTGCTGGCCACGAAGGCGTGCATGCCGATGAGCGACGAGCCCAACCACCGGGGCGCCTCGCGCCGCTGGCTGGTCACCGAGCTGGACAACAGCCTGCGCCGCCTCGGTGTCGACCACGTCGACCTCTACCAGATCCACCGGTGGGACCCGGCCACCAGCGACGAGGAGACGCTGTCGGCCCTGACCGACCTCCAGCGCGCCGGGAAGATCCGCTACTTCGGCTCCTCGACCTTCCCCGCGTACCGCATCGTGCAGGCCCAGTGGGCGGCCCGCGAGCACCGCCTGGGCCGATACGTCACCGAGCAGCCCAGTTACTCCGTCCTCCAGCGCGGGATCGAGAGCCATGTGCTGCCCGTGGCCGAGGAATACGGGCTCGGCGTACTGGTGTGGAGCCCGCTGGCCTCGGGCTGGCTGTCGGGGGCCGTCCGTGCCGGGCGGGAGATCGCCACTCACCGCTCGGCGGTCCTGCCCGAACGGTTCGACACCTCCCTGCCGGCCAACCGGGCACGGATCGACGCCGTCGAGCGGCTGGCGGAGGTCGCCGACGGGGCCGGTCTGACCATGATCCAGCTCGCGCTCGGATTCGTCACCGCGCACCCCGCCGTGACCAGCGCGCTCATCGGCCCGCGCACCCTGGACCACCTGCACGCGCAGCTCGCCGCCGCCGACACCGTGCTCTCCGCCGACGTCCTCGACGCCGTCGACGCCGTCGTGGCTCCCGGCACCGACCTGGCCGCGCACGAGAAGTTCGACACCCCGCCCGCGCTGCTGGACGCGTCGCTGCGGCGCCGCTGA
- a CDS encoding SDR family oxidoreductase: MTYPSSPSTPILVTGGTGTLGGHVVPLLRAAGHEVRVLTRRARPAGDGVTYVTGDLLTGEGVEAAVDGVHTVLHLAGGPKGDDKATRALVRAASGADVRHLVYISVVGADSVPLAWLRTKLDSERAIADSGIGWTVLRAAQFHELTLTMIEKMAKLPVLPVPGGLRLQPVDSREVAARLVELTLAAPSGRVPDMTGPEVHDLAALARPYLALHARRRRPHLPVRIPGRAGRAYRAGANLTLEGARVGRRTWEEFLTERAGREAATAAARRS, encoded by the coding sequence ATGACGTACCCCTCGTCCCCCTCCACCCCCATCCTCGTCACCGGCGGCACCGGCACCCTCGGCGGCCACGTCGTCCCACTGCTGCGGGCGGCCGGCCACGAGGTACGGGTCCTCACCCGGCGGGCCCGCCCCGCCGGGGACGGCGTCACCTACGTCACCGGCGACCTCCTCACCGGTGAAGGTGTCGAGGCCGCGGTCGACGGCGTGCACACCGTCCTGCACCTGGCGGGCGGCCCGAAGGGCGACGACAAGGCGACCCGCGCCCTGGTGCGGGCCGCCTCCGGCGCGGACGTACGGCACCTCGTGTACATCTCGGTGGTGGGCGCGGACAGTGTGCCGCTGGCGTGGCTGCGCACCAAGCTGGACTCGGAGCGGGCGATCGCCGACTCGGGCATCGGGTGGACGGTGCTGCGGGCGGCCCAGTTCCACGAGCTGACCCTGACGATGATCGAGAAGATGGCCAAGCTGCCGGTCCTCCCCGTTCCGGGCGGGTTGCGCCTCCAGCCGGTCGACTCCCGCGAGGTCGCCGCCCGCCTCGTCGAACTGACCCTCGCGGCACCCTCCGGCCGGGTTCCCGACATGACCGGCCCCGAGGTCCACGACCTGGCCGCCCTGGCCCGCCCGTATCTCGCCCTGCATGCCCGGCGCCGGCGTCCGCACCTGCCGGTCCGGATCCCCGGCAGGGCGGGCCGTGCCTACCGTGCGGGGGCGAACCTCACGCTGGAGGGGGCGCGGGTGGGCCGGCGGACGTGGGAGGAATTCCTGACGGAGCGTGCCGGACGCGAGGCGGCGACGGCTGCCGCCCGCCGCTCGTGA
- a CDS encoding NAD(P)-dependent alcohol dehydrogenase: MTTVAAYAAPAAKAPLERTTIERREVGEHDVLIDIKFAGICHSDIHQVREGWGEAIFPMVPGHEIAGVVEAVGPGVTKFKAGDRVGVGCLVDSCRECENCEAGLEQHCLKGSVGTYNAVGYDGEPTYGGYAQKVVVAEDFTVRIPDGLALDVAAPLLCAGITTYSPLKHWGAAPGKKVAVIGLGGLGHMGVKIAHAMGAEVTVLSQSLRKKDDGLRLGADHYYATSDEKTFQHLAGSFDLILSTVSAPLDFGSYLGLLKTGGALVNVGAPEEPIALNLFSLIGGNKTLAGSMIGGIQETQEMLDFCAEHGLGAEIEVIAASEVNEAYERVLASDVRYRFVIDTATI; encoded by the coding sequence ATGACCACTGTCGCCGCGTACGCAGCACCCGCCGCCAAGGCTCCGCTGGAGCGGACCACCATCGAGCGGCGCGAGGTGGGCGAACACGACGTTCTGATCGACATCAAGTTCGCCGGCATCTGCCACTCCGACATCCACCAGGTCCGGGAGGGCTGGGGCGAGGCCATCTTCCCGATGGTCCCGGGCCACGAGATCGCCGGTGTCGTCGAGGCCGTCGGCCCCGGCGTCACCAAGTTCAAGGCCGGCGACCGGGTCGGCGTCGGCTGCCTCGTCGACTCCTGCCGCGAGTGCGAGAACTGCGAGGCCGGCCTGGAGCAGCACTGCCTCAAGGGCAGCGTCGGCACGTACAACGCCGTCGGCTACGACGGTGAGCCGACCTACGGCGGCTACGCGCAGAAGGTCGTCGTCGCCGAGGACTTCACCGTCCGCATCCCCGACGGGCTCGCGCTCGACGTCGCCGCGCCGCTGCTGTGCGCGGGCATCACCACGTACTCCCCGCTCAAGCACTGGGGCGCCGCCCCCGGCAAGAAGGTCGCCGTGATCGGCCTGGGCGGCCTCGGCCACATGGGCGTCAAGATCGCCCACGCGATGGGCGCCGAGGTCACCGTCCTCTCGCAGTCGCTGCGCAAGAAGGACGACGGCCTGAGGCTGGGCGCCGACCACTACTACGCGACCAGCGACGAGAAGACCTTCCAGCACCTTGCGGGCAGCTTCGACCTGATCCTCTCCACGGTCTCCGCGCCGCTGGACTTCGGCTCCTACCTCGGCCTGCTCAAGACCGGCGGTGCCCTGGTGAACGTCGGCGCCCCCGAGGAGCCGATCGCCCTGAACCTGTTCTCGCTCATCGGCGGCAACAAGACCCTCGCCGGCTCCATGATCGGCGGCATCCAGGAGACCCAGGAGATGCTGGACTTCTGCGCCGAGCACGGCCTCGGCGCCGAGATCGAGGTGATCGCCGCGTCCGAGGTCAACGAGGCGTACGAGCGGGTCCTGGCGAGTGACGTGCGGTACCGCTTCGTGATCGACACGGCGACGATCTGA